A genome region from Pseudomonas helmanticensis includes the following:
- the znuC gene encoding zinc ABC transporter ATP-binding protein ZnuC: protein MSNALIRLEQVAVTFAGQAVLDNIELSVEPGQIVTLIGPNGAGKTTLVRAVLGLLKPDSGSVWRKPKLRVGYMPQKLHVDPTLPLSVLRFLRLVPGVDRPRALAALKEVGAEHVIDSPVQSVSGGEMQRVLLARALLREPELLVLDEPVQGVDVAGQAELYSLITRLRDRHGCGVLMVSHDLHLVMSTTDQVVCLNRHVCCSGHPEQVSGDPAFVELFGKNAQSLAVYHHHHDHAHDLHGSVVKGPVIGQPHVHGDNCKHG from the coding sequence ATGAGCAATGCGCTGATCCGTCTGGAGCAGGTCGCCGTCACGTTTGCCGGGCAGGCTGTGCTGGACAACATCGAGCTGAGCGTTGAGCCGGGGCAGATCGTCACCCTGATCGGCCCCAACGGCGCCGGCAAGACCACGCTGGTGCGCGCCGTGCTTGGCTTGCTCAAGCCGGACAGCGGCAGCGTCTGGCGCAAGCCGAAACTGCGCGTCGGCTACATGCCGCAAAAACTCCACGTTGATCCAACGTTGCCGCTTTCGGTGCTGCGCTTTCTGCGACTGGTACCGGGCGTTGATCGTCCGCGTGCGTTGGCGGCATTGAAAGAAGTTGGCGCCGAACACGTCATCGACAGCCCGGTGCAAAGCGTTTCCGGCGGTGAAATGCAGCGCGTACTGCTCGCTCGGGCATTGCTGCGCGAGCCGGAATTGCTGGTACTCGACGAGCCGGTGCAAGGCGTCGACGTCGCCGGCCAGGCCGAGCTGTACAGCCTGATCACCCGTCTGCGCGATCGCCATGGTTGCGGCGTGTTGATGGTGTCCCACGATTTGCATCTGGTGATGAGCACCACCGATCAGGTGGTCTGCCTCAACCGTCACGTCTGCTGCTCCGGGCATCCCGAGCAGGTCAGCGGCGATCCGGCGTTTGTCGAACTGTTCGGCAAGAACGCGCAGAGCCTGGCGGTTTATCACCACCATCACGACCACGCCCACGACCTGCACGGTTCGGTGGTCAAAGGGCCGGTTATTGGCCAACCTCACGTTCATGGAGACAACTGCAAGCATGGCTGA
- a CDS encoding Fur family transcriptional regulator, with translation MPITPIASRPHDHSHCVHSALSEADTLCAQKGLRLTALRRRVLELVWQSHKPLGAYDILAVLSEQDGRRAAPPTVYRALDFLLENGLVHRISSLNAFVGCVHPEHAHQGQFLICRDCHAAIELEQKVISDAIINSAKDVGFIVEAQTVEVVGLCSGCQGA, from the coding sequence ATGCCTATTACACCGATTGCCAGCCGTCCCCACGACCACTCTCATTGCGTGCACAGCGCTTTGTCCGAGGCCGATACCTTGTGCGCCCAGAAAGGCTTGCGCCTGACCGCGTTGCGCCGCCGGGTGCTGGAACTGGTGTGGCAGAGCCACAAGCCGCTGGGCGCCTACGACATTCTCGCGGTGCTGAGCGAGCAGGATGGCCGTCGCGCTGCGCCGCCAACCGTGTACCGCGCGCTGGATTTCCTCTTGGAAAACGGCCTGGTGCACCGCATCTCCTCGCTCAACGCCTTCGTCGGCTGCGTACACCCTGAACACGCGCATCAGGGCCAGTTCCTGATCTGCCGCGATTGCCACGCTGCCATCGAGCTTGAGCAAAAAGTGATCAGCGACGCGATCATCAACAGCGCCAAAGACGTTGGCTTCATCGTCGAAGCGCAGACCGTCGAAGTCGTCGGCCTGTGCTCCGGTTGCCAGGGGGCTTGA
- a CDS encoding zinc ABC transporter substrate-binding protein, which yields MSRLFSVFVAFVASFLLIGSAQAEVKVLTSIKPLQLIAAAVQDGVAIPEVLLPPGASPHNYALRPSDVRKVQSVDLLYWIGPDMEGFLPRVLNGRTLPSIAVQDLPGMKLRRFAEDSHSHAEDADEHDHDHRPGTLDAHLWLSPVNARVIADKMAADLSAADPANAERYQSNAKAFDQRLDALDQRLKQRLASVEGKPYFVFHEAFDYFEEAYGLKHTGVFSVAAEVQPGAQHVAAMRKRLQEVGKTCVFSEPPLRPRLAETLVAGLPVKLAELDALGGYTPATAQGYEQVLEKLGNDLAGCLESL from the coding sequence GTGTCCCGACTTTTTTCTGTTTTTGTGGCTTTTGTCGCCAGTTTCCTGCTGATCGGTTCGGCCCAGGCCGAGGTCAAAGTCCTCACCAGCATCAAACCGTTGCAGCTGATTGCAGCGGCCGTGCAGGACGGCGTGGCGATTCCCGAAGTGCTGCTGCCGCCAGGCGCCTCGCCGCACAATTACGCGCTGCGGCCATCCGACGTACGGAAGGTGCAGTCGGTGGATCTGCTCTACTGGATCGGCCCGGACATGGAAGGCTTTCTGCCGCGCGTGCTCAACGGTCGGACGCTGCCGAGCATCGCCGTGCAGGATCTGCCGGGGATGAAGCTGCGTCGTTTCGCTGAAGACAGCCACTCCCACGCCGAAGACGCCGACGAACATGATCACGACCACCGCCCGGGCACGCTGGATGCACACTTGTGGCTATCGCCGGTGAATGCGCGGGTGATTGCCGACAAGATGGCCGCAGACCTCAGCGCTGCCGACCCGGCCAATGCCGAACGCTATCAGAGCAACGCCAAGGCGTTTGATCAGCGTCTGGATGCACTGGATCAGCGTTTGAAGCAGCGTCTGGCCAGTGTTGAAGGCAAGCCGTACTTCGTCTTTCACGAGGCGTTTGATTATTTTGAAGAGGCTTATGGCTTGAAGCACACCGGGGTGTTCAGCGTGGCCGCTGAAGTGCAGCCGGGCGCGCAGCATGTCGCGGCGATGCGCAAGCGGTTGCAGGAAGTGGGCAAGACGTGTGTGTTCAGCGAGCCTCCGTTACGCCCGCGTCTGGCCGAGACTTTGGTGGCCGGGCTGCCGGTGAAACTGGCGGAACTGGATGCGTTGGGCGGGTACACCCCGGCGACAGCTCAGGGTTATGAGCAAGTGTTGGAGAAGTTGGGTAACGATCTGGCCGGGTGCCTGGAATCGTTGTAA
- a CDS encoding homoserine kinase: MSVFTPLARPELETFLAPYGLGRLLDFQGIAAGSENTNFFISLEQGEFVLTLVERGPVQEMPFFIDLLDVLHEADLPVPYALRTTDGVALRDLKGKPALLQPRLSGKHIKVANAQHCAQVGELQAHLHLATHGERMIKRKTDRGLDWMLEEGTAFLSHLSDEPRALLQKALDEITERKEKILALPRANIHADLFRDNAMFEGTHLTGLIDFYNACSGPMLYDVAIALNDWCSDEDGLIDGPRARAFLGAYAALRPFTAAEAELWPTMLRVACVRFWLSRLIAAEQFAGQDVLIHDPREFEQRLAQRQQVNTPLPFAL, encoded by the coding sequence ATGTCTGTGTTCACTCCCCTGGCTCGGCCCGAGCTGGAAACCTTTCTCGCCCCTTACGGGCTTGGCCGCCTGCTTGATTTCCAGGGGATCGCCGCCGGCAGCGAAAACACCAACTTCTTTATCAGCCTGGAGCAGGGCGAGTTCGTCCTGACCCTGGTCGAGCGCGGGCCGGTGCAGGAGATGCCGTTCTTCATCGACCTGCTCGACGTGCTCCACGAAGCCGATCTGCCGGTGCCTTACGCACTGCGCACCACCGACGGCGTGGCGTTGCGTGATCTGAAAGGCAAACCGGCACTGCTGCAACCGCGCCTGTCCGGCAAGCACATCAAGGTCGCCAATGCTCAGCATTGCGCGCAGGTCGGCGAGTTGCAGGCGCATCTGCATCTGGCGACCCACGGCGAGCGCATGATCAAGCGCAAGACTGATCGTGGCCTCGACTGGATGCTGGAAGAGGGCACGGCGTTTCTTTCGCACCTGAGCGATGAGCCGCGTGCCTTGCTGCAAAAGGCGCTGGACGAAATCACCGAGCGCAAGGAGAAGATTCTCGCGCTGCCTCGGGCCAACATCCATGCCGACCTGTTTCGCGATAACGCGATGTTCGAAGGCACGCACCTGACCGGGCTGATCGACTTCTACAACGCCTGCTCGGGGCCGATGCTGTATGACGTGGCGATTGCCTTGAACGACTGGTGTTCGGACGAGGATGGTTTGATCGATGGGCCGCGCGCGCGCGCGTTTCTCGGCGCCTATGCGGCGCTGCGGCCGTTCACGGCGGCGGAGGCTGAGTTGTGGCCAACGATGTTGCGTGTGGCCTGTGTGCGGTTCTGGCTGTCGCGGTTGATCGCGGCGGAGCAGTTTGCCGGGCAGGATGTGTTGATTCACGATCCGCGGGAGTTTGAACAGCGGTTGGCGCAGCGGCAGCAGGTCAATACACCGCTACCTTTCGCCCTTTAA
- a CDS encoding DUF2782 domain-containing protein, with protein MRTLNRLLLVGLIAASPLAAMAADDAPASEPEVTINTHTEGDKVIQEYSRSGFVYAIKVTPKGGKPYFLVRADGTDANYIRSDQPDMLIPSWEIFTWK; from the coding sequence ATGCGTACGTTAAATCGCTTGCTGCTGGTCGGTCTGATTGCTGCCTCACCGTTGGCCGCGATGGCGGCGGATGATGCGCCCGCCTCGGAGCCGGAAGTTACGATCAACACGCACACGGAAGGCGACAAGGTCATCCAGGAATACAGTCGCAGTGGCTTCGTCTATGCGATCAAGGTCACGCCGAAGGGTGGCAAACCGTATTTCCTGGTGCGCGCCGATGGTACGGACGCGAACTACATTCGCTCCGACCAGCCGGATATGCTGATTCCGTCGTGGGAAATCTTTACCTGGAAGTAA
- the polA gene encoding DNA polymerase I: protein MSQAPLVLVDGSSYLYRAFHALPPLTTSKGLPTGAVKGVLNMLKSLRKQYPDSPFAVVFDAKGGTFRDEMYAEYKANRPSMPDDMRVQIEPLHQSVIALGFPLLCVEGVEADDVIGTLARSSAAADRPVIISTGDKDMAQLVDGHITLVNTMSGSSMDVEGVKEKFGVAPEQIIDYLALMGDSSDNIPGVPGIGPKTASGLLVGVNGGLTELYANLDIVPTLPIRGAKTLPAKLEEHKEMAFLSYQLATIKIDVPLDVELDDLQMGAEDPAKLYELYSLLEFKSWINDLDRDAKRLELSAASEPAPAGDLFSAPDIETPAAPTEAAYETILDQARFDVWLEKLSNAKLFAFDTETTGIDAQQAQLVGLSFAVQANEAAYIPLTHSYIGVPEQLDRDTVLRALKPILEDPSKLKVGQHAKFDMNILANCAIGGDQSQGITVRGIAFDTMLESYVLNSTATRHDMDSLAQKYLDHTTVSFQDIAGKGAKQLTFDQIALEQAGPYAAEDADITLRLHQTLFEKLSAIPSLASVLTDIEIPLVPVLARIERQGAFVDAELLGIQSIELGNKMVALEREAFEIAGEEFNLGSPKQLGVILYEKLGLPVLKKTAKGQPSTAEEVLAKLAEDDHRLPKVLMEHRSMSKLKSTYTDRLPEQINPRTGRIHTSYHQAVASTGRLSSSDPNLQNIPVRTAEGRRIRQAFVAPKGYKLLAADYSQIELRIMAHLSKDEGLMNAFRNNLDVHTATAAEVFKVELNEVTSDQRRGAKAINFGLIYGMGAQKLGKDIGVDTKTAKAYIDTYFARYPGVREYMDRTRAQAADQGYVETFFGRRLYLPEINSNKPQERAAAERTAINAPMQGTAADIIKKAMVAVDNWLATSGLDAKVILQVHDELVLEVREDLVEQVSAEIRLHMSEAAKLDVPLLVEVGVGNNWDEAH, encoded by the coding sequence ATGAGCCAAGCCCCCCTCGTCCTGGTGGACGGTTCGTCTTACCTGTACCGCGCGTTTCACGCGCTGCCACCACTGACTACTTCCAAAGGCCTGCCGACCGGTGCGGTCAAAGGCGTGCTGAACATGCTCAAGAGTCTGCGCAAGCAGTACCCGGACAGCCCGTTCGCCGTGGTGTTCGACGCCAAGGGCGGGACATTTCGCGATGAGATGTACGCCGAATACAAAGCCAATCGCCCAAGCATGCCCGACGACATGCGCGTGCAGATCGAGCCGCTGCACCAGAGCGTGATTGCCCTCGGTTTCCCGCTGCTGTGCGTGGAAGGCGTCGAGGCCGACGACGTGATCGGCACCCTCGCCCGCAGCAGCGCAGCGGCGGATCGCCCGGTGATCATCTCCACCGGCGACAAGGACATGGCGCAACTGGTCGACGGCCACATTACCTTGGTCAACACCATGTCCGGTAGTTCGATGGACGTGGAAGGCGTAAAGGAGAAATTCGGCGTCGCACCGGAGCAGATCATCGATTATCTGGCGCTGATGGGCGATTCGTCCGACAACATTCCGGGCGTTCCGGGCATCGGCCCGAAGACCGCTTCCGGCCTGCTGGTGGGCGTCAACGGCGGCTTGACCGAGCTGTACGCCAATCTCGACATCGTCCCGACCCTGCCGATTCGCGGGGCGAAAACCCTGCCGGCCAAGCTCGAAGAGCACAAGGAGATGGCATTCCTCTCCTATCAACTGGCGACCATCAAGATCGACGTGCCGCTGGACGTCGAACTCGATGATTTGCAGATGGGCGCGGAAGACCCGGCCAAGCTCTACGAGTTGTACTCGCTGCTGGAATTCAAAAGCTGGATCAATGATCTGGATCGCGACGCCAAACGCCTGGAATTGAGCGCGGCCAGCGAGCCTGCACCGGCCGGCGATCTGTTCAGCGCGCCAGATATCGAAACTCCCGCTGCTCCGACCGAAGCGGCGTACGAAACCATCCTCGATCAGGCACGTTTCGATGTCTGGCTGGAAAAACTCAGCAACGCCAAGCTGTTCGCCTTCGACACCGAAACCACCGGCATCGATGCACAGCAGGCGCAACTGGTCGGCCTGTCGTTCGCCGTGCAGGCCAACGAGGCCGCGTACATTCCGCTGACCCACTCCTACATCGGCGTGCCGGAGCAACTGGATCGCGACACCGTGCTGCGCGCGCTCAAGCCGATTCTCGAAGACCCGAGCAAGCTCAAGGTCGGCCAGCACGCCAAGTTCGACATGAATATTCTCGCCAACTGCGCCATCGGCGGCGATCAGAGCCAAGGCATTACCGTGCGCGGTATCGCCTTCGACACGATGCTTGAGTCCTACGTACTCAACTCCACCGCCACCCGCCACGACATGGACAGCCTCGCGCAGAAGTACCTGGATCACACCACCGTGAGCTTCCAGGACATCGCCGGCAAAGGCGCCAAGCAGTTGACCTTCGACCAGATCGCGCTAGAGCAGGCCGGCCCGTATGCCGCCGAAGACGCCGACATCACCCTGCGTCTGCACCAGACGCTGTTCGAAAAACTCAGCGCCATTCCGAGTCTGGCCAGCGTTTTGACCGACATCGAGATTCCGCTGGTGCCGGTACTGGCGCGCATCGAGCGCCAAGGTGCGTTTGTCGATGCTGAGCTGCTCGGCATCCAGAGCATCGAGCTGGGCAACAAAATGGTTGCGCTGGAGCGCGAAGCGTTCGAGATCGCCGGGGAAGAATTCAACCTTGGCTCGCCGAAGCAACTGGGCGTGATTCTCTACGAGAAACTTGGTCTGCCGGTGCTGAAGAAGACTGCCAAGGGCCAGCCGTCCACTGCTGAAGAAGTGTTGGCGAAACTCGCTGAGGACGATCACCGCTTGCCGAAGGTGCTGATGGAGCACCGCTCGATGAGCAAGCTGAAAAGCACTTACACCGATCGCCTGCCGGAGCAGATCAACCCGCGTACCGGGCGTATCCACACTTCGTATCATCAGGCCGTGGCGTCGACCGGCCGCTTGTCCTCCAGTGATCCGAACCTGCAGAACATCCCGGTGCGTACCGCTGAAGGTCGTCGTATCCGCCAGGCGTTCGTCGCGCCAAAGGGCTACAAACTGCTGGCAGCGGACTATTCGCAGATCGAGTTGCGGATCATGGCGCACCTGTCCAAGGACGAAGGCCTGATGAATGCCTTCCGCAACAATCTGGACGTGCACACCGCGACTGCTGCCGAAGTGTTCAAGGTCGAGCTCAATGAAGTGACTTCCGATCAGCGCCGTGGCGCCAAGGCGATCAACTTCGGCCTGATCTACGGCATGGGCGCGCAGAAGCTCGGCAAAGACATCGGCGTCGACACCAAGACCGCCAAGGCTTACATCGATACCTACTTCGCCCGTTATCCGGGGGTTCGCGAGTACATGGATCGCACCCGCGCGCAGGCGGCGGATCAGGGTTATGTCGAGACGTTCTTCGGGCGTCGCCTGTATTTGCCGGAGATCAACTCCAACAAGCCGCAGGAACGCGCTGCCGCCGAGCGCACGGCGATCAACGCGCCGATGCAGGGCACGGCTGCCGACATCATCAAAAAAGCCATGGTCGCGGTGGATAACTGGCTGGCGACGTCCGGGCTGGACGCCAAAGTCATCCTGCAGGTGCACGATGAACTGGTGCTCGAGGTTCGCGAGGATCTGGTCGAGCAGGTCAGTGCCGAGATTCGCCTGCACATGAGCGAAGCGGCGAAACTGGATGTGCCGCTGCTGGTCGAAGTGGGTGTGGGCAACAATTGGGATGAGGCTCACTGA